ATATACTTGTGATTGGGGCCTTATTGCTTTTATATGGAATTGAAATACTCAAAATTTGCCTATTGGTTCAGACAATCAAGAGGTACATTTATAAATTATGTTACTGTTTTCTTCCTTGATATATACCTTAGTCGACTTTATTGAAATATGATGATTTGTTTACGTATATCAGTATATGTTTATGTAGTTTTCAGCTGTTCGATTGTGGTTGATTAGTGCCCATGAACAGAAGAAACTGATTGAAAATATGGACCAATCTACATGTGATAGAGGATGAGCATTAGGCTATACTAGAACCTAACGGTCTAGCTAGCTCATATAAACTTGAAAAGAATTAATTTTCTGAATCTACTAGTCTATGTACACCTGTACAAGGGCCGTGGTTTCTATCTCCAACTACTTACTCTGCACTTAAATAATGTCTGTTAACATCCGCTTTGGATTAGAAAAATGGGTTTCGTACCAATATTCCATATTATTTGAGGATCACATTCTTAATAATTCTTTGAAGTATTTAAAATTCATCATAAATAATTTTAGTAGTTGGTAGGTATTGGAGGAGCAGGTGAAAGCAAAATGGCATCGTTATATTTATGACAAATAATCAAAATCAACTGGCATAGTTAAATTGAAAGGCCGCACTCCATGCCAACATCCAAATAGTTGAATAATATTGATTTCAGAGATGACTTGTGGGCAACCCAATAGCGtcattgattattattattttttgaaaaGCCAATAGCATTATTAttcaactcttatatatatatatatatatatatatatatatatatatatatatatatatatatatatatataggggcaggatcaatggggaagtaaccaatcggggggaagcaaaattttttttttcttcgtttttttgaattttttttttccaggcatcaagatcccacgaaaatatgaacatttagaagagacacttcgtgatgaatgttattatttaggcgggaaaacgatcgacaaaaataacattcaagataatattgttcgtgaagaatatgaacgttttttttttcttcatgttttgtgaagtaaaatttagtccgatttagagtttagggtttagggtttagggtttggtgttttgggtttatggttttgggtttattccataaacctaaaacaccaaatcctaaaccctaaaccctaaactctaaaccgttcgtgttaaaaactcaatctaaatcctaaatctaaaccctaaacctaaaccctaaatttctaaaccctaatatctaaaccctataaaccctaatatctaaacactaatatctaaacctcaatagctaaaacctcaaaatacgctcgaaaaacacgataattgttatatattacttcttcgagcgttttcccgccaaaataaaaacatttatcacaaagtgtctctactaaatgttcatattttcatctcatctataatgttcgtgaacaaagttttttcaaaaaacgaaaaaaaaaaaagtttttgcttccccctgtttcccccgaatggttacttccctcttgatcctaccactatatatatatatatatatatatatatatatatatatatagaggcatgatcaatgggaagtaaccaatcgaggggaagcggggggaagaaaaaaaatttcgttttttttgaaatttttttttccggcatcaagatcacacgaaaatatgaacatttagaagagacacctcgtgatgaatgttattatttagacgggaaaacgatcgacaaaaataacattcaatataatattgttcgtgaagaatatgaacgttttttttttatgttttgtgaagtaaaatttagcccggtttagagtttagggtttagggtttagggtttggtgttttgggtttatggaataaacccaaaacaccaaaccctaaaccctaaaccctaaactctaaaccgttcgtgttaaaaactcaatctaaatcctaaatctaaaccctaaaccctaaatttctaaaccctaatatctaaaccctaatatctaaaccccaatagctaaaacctcaaaatacgctcgaaaaacacgataattgttatatattacttcttcgagcgttttcccgccaaaataaaaacatttatcaaaaagtgtctctactaaatgttcatattttcatctcatctataatgttcgtgaacaaagttttttcaaaaaacgaaaagaaaaaaaaagtttttgcttcccccgaatgattacttccctcttgatcctaccactatatatatatatatatatatatatatatatatgattaaaagTTTCCAAATTAATTGCATACTTATCCTTGATTTGTGATTTATTGATTTGCTTCCGGTCTTCAAGTAAAGACTTCCGTCAGAGAGTAATTTGAAGTTTCTGCAAGTCATATTCATTTTCTgcttatcaatattatttttatattaccaTATTAATTATTAGACAAAAATTATGAATAGTATCAGGGAtattttcgtcttttcaccttttttccccccttttcccttctttctttcaagtaacaccacaaaagctcccccacactttgttcaaaaattaaaatcggcccccaacacagggggttaaagcgtACTTATGAATAGTACTAGGGAtattttcgtcttttcaccttttttttttcttcttcccctTTTCCCTTttttctttcaagtaacaccacaaaagcccccccacactttgttcaaaaattaaaatcggcccccaacacagggggttaaagcgttaaattaaaattttcataaaatatcttaaataaacttcactcaaatattcaacaggttatatcttctcgctcgcaacgagttaaatttttccgacaccatccttaaactcgaaataattttatgaacacaatgtcactaactatacgcaaaacagacacttttaaaaaaatgctaaatatttagggtacttttcatatatgttgatttttcactcgcaggctccgtaactaaacacaataaaatacattaaaaatcgaacccccggcttcactcgcaggctccgtaactaaacacaataaaatacattaaaaatcgaacccccggcgcgaagcgagtgtTCGAAAACTAGTTATAACTATTTGAGAATATGTTCATTGATCCTGTAAACCTATATCTGTTCTAGTACTTGTTCATCCTGTCAGAGAGTAAACTAAAAGCTATATCTTACAGCTAGTAACTATAATTTTTAATAAAGGGTTTGTTTGGCAAAATTAACTAGGAACTACAATTGATAGCTAAAAGCATGAAGTTTGTATTCTATCTAGAAGTTCTAACTtagttttttatatgtgttactgtGCAGATAGTTGACCTTTAAAGTAAGAGAGATTGAAAAAATGATTCCCTATTAAGATTAAAGTAAACAAAAGACAATATGATTTACTGTGCTCATAGTTGACCTTCATATTCATAAATATGCAAGTATATAAAAGAACACTTTTGAAGTTATATACAACTGAACTCAATCCCACATGTGTGTCGGGTACGAGGGAGATGAGATGTCGACAATCCTTCCTTTATCCTATAATAAAGAAAAGTCCTCTCTCAAACCAAAGTGAAACACTCGAGTACAGGACCTCTGGCCAATAAGTatgaaaaaatcaaaaaaaaaaaaaaaaaaaaaatgagaagccatgaaaatggtagaatcaaatttctatgggttttaaatcctgcttgAAATTCAATATAgactctaagcggcagtcaagtcgccaataaattgacGCTTGCTATTGACTCAGTTAATAAGTTAATAGAGCCGAGTTTTGAAGTTATATACTCGCATTTACGGAGTAATATTTATAGAATCATGACTTAAATAAAAGATAATAATGTAAAATCTTATGAATAACTCTAACTACTAAAATAATTGAATATTAGTAGTGAAGCACAGGTATAAATATTTAGATCTTTAGTTGACTTGGAGTCATTTAAGGCCAATTATACAAATTAGTTCTACCTGTTTGAATACATACATTGATCTATGTCTGCTATCATTAATTAGTCTTATTTGTTTGTATAACTATACCCTCAATTACTTAAAAGTGATTACATTTGATCCATTACTTATTAATCCTCCATGTTAAATTGTTCACATGCTCAATAGTGTCCGGATGATTGACAAATAATACATACATCAAATTTTACTAAAAAACATCTAAACTAAATATTTTAAGGTATCATTAATGAAGTCATTTCCAAGGGTTAAAATGACTCTTTCTATGTATCACTCCATATATTATTTATCATCTTCATCTATATCTTTAACATTTTGGTTGTAAGCTACTGGTTTCTCAATTCTTCACATGTAAATACAGGTCTAGCTCTTTACTATAATGGCTGCTTCTTCCATTTCCGATCGATGGAAATATGATGTCTTTGTAAGTTTTAGAGGTGAAGATCTTCGTAAAGGCTTCATGGATCATCTTTTCAAAGATTTTAAGCAAAATGGAATTCTTGCTTTTAAAGATAATGAAAACTTGCCTATAGGAGAAGAGATATCTCCTCAACTTTGCAAAGCCATAGAAGAATCAAGGATTTTAATCGTTATCTTCTCTAAAGGTTATGCATCTTCTTCGTGGTGTTTGA
The window above is part of the Rutidosis leptorrhynchoides isolate AG116_Rl617_1_P2 chromosome 1, CSIRO_AGI_Rlap_v1, whole genome shotgun sequence genome. Proteins encoded here:
- the LOC139856040 gene encoding toll/interleukin-1 receptor-like protein produces the protein MAASSISDRWKYDVFVSFRGEDLRKGFMDHLFKDFKQNGILAFKDNENLPIGEEISPQLCKAIEESRILIVIFSKGYASSSWCLRELVKILDCKNIENPKHEVRIILYDVKPDVVAEWKKALSMAADLSGWDLQDLTNGYEAKLTDKISLRESL